One Niabella beijingensis DNA window includes the following coding sequences:
- the rocD gene encoding ornithine--oxo-acid transaminase: MSAIAQNTASYFMELEEAYGAHNYHPLPVVLSKGEGVFVWDVEGKRYYDFLSGYSAVNQGHCHPRIVAAFTEQAQRLTLTSRAFYNDKLGDFEQYITNLLGYDKVLPMNTGVEAVETGIKLCRKWAYEVKGIPENEAVIIVCEQNFHGRTTTVISFSSDPSSTKNFGPFTGGFLRIPYNDLSALKEALKQKNIAGFLVEPIQGEAGVIVPDEGYLAAAKQLCEAAHVLFIADEIQTGLCRTGHLLACDAENVRPDIVLLGKALSGGMMPVSAVLADDEIMLTIKPGEHGSTYGGNPLAAVTAIASLQVLIDEDMAANALELGAYFREALLKTASPLIRTVRGKGLLNAIEIISKDPDAAWKLCLDMKEKGLLAKPTHGDKIRFAPPLCITKEQLDECIGIISNSLNCLNE, translated from the coding sequence ATGTCTGCAATTGCCCAAAATACAGCCAGCTATTTTATGGAGCTTGAAGAAGCTTATGGTGCCCACAATTATCATCCGCTTCCCGTGGTACTATCAAAAGGGGAGGGTGTTTTTGTATGGGATGTTGAAGGAAAGAGGTATTATGATTTCTTAAGCGGCTACTCGGCCGTAAACCAGGGACATTGCCATCCGCGCATCGTTGCTGCCTTTACAGAGCAGGCGCAGCGCCTTACGCTCACCAGCCGTGCATTCTATAATGACAAGCTGGGTGATTTTGAACAATACATCACCAATTTATTGGGATACGACAAGGTACTCCCCATGAATACCGGTGTAGAAGCTGTGGAAACCGGCATCAAACTTTGCAGGAAATGGGCTTATGAAGTAAAAGGTATTCCTGAAAATGAGGCGGTCATCATTGTATGCGAGCAGAACTTTCATGGCAGAACCACTACGGTGATCTCCTTCAGCAGCGATCCGTCGTCTACCAAAAATTTTGGTCCGTTCACCGGTGGTTTCTTAAGGATCCCGTACAATGATCTTTCAGCTTTGAAAGAAGCATTGAAGCAGAAAAATATTGCGGGCTTCCTGGTAGAACCCATACAGGGCGAAGCCGGTGTTATTGTTCCGGATGAAGGATACCTTGCTGCTGCCAAGCAGCTTTGTGAAGCGGCTCACGTATTGTTCATTGCCGATGAGATCCAGACAGGGCTTTGCAGGACCGGTCATCTGCTGGCCTGCGATGCCGAAAATGTGAGACCCGACATCGTGCTGCTGGGTAAGGCCCTCAGCGGGGGCATGATGCCCGTAAGCGCCGTGCTGGCCGATGATGAGATCATGCTTACCATCAAACCCGGGGAGCATGGCTCTACTTATGGCGGGAACCCGCTGGCAGCAGTAACGGCCATCGCTTCGCTGCAGGTACTCATTGATGAAGACATGGCAGCAAATGCGCTGGAACTGGGCGCTTATTTCCGCGAAGCCCTTCTTAAAACAGCTTCCCCGCTGATCCGAACGGTGCGTGGGAAAGGCTTGCTGAACGCGATCGAGATCATTTCAAAAGACCCCGATGCCGCCTGGAAACTTTGCCTCGACATGAAGGAGAAAGGCCTCCTGGCCAAACCAACACATGGAGATAAGATCCGTTTCGCCCCGCCGCTCTGCATCACAAAGGAACAACTGGACGAATGTATCGGTATTATCAGCAATTCATTAAATTGCCTGAATGAATAA
- a CDS encoding VIT1/CCC1 transporter family protein — protein MNKTAATYFSAFLIGLIDGMIIPLTIFCFLSGLGKPADLVWNYTGYAALLTATLLAVGGFFTRREELSHTHDKRILNVYRGLDVADHIKEDLIKDAQRESDEWKSDWKQNAAPVEPLRPFGYAATIFTGYIAGGILVLANANRFVLPHYSFFLVPAGLLIIAGFIKYRLFGRPVWGGVILTAGAGILAAAGAYWIGALI, from the coding sequence ATGAATAAAACAGCAGCAACTTATTTTTCCGCTTTTTTGATCGGGCTTATAGATGGTATGATCATTCCGCTTACCATCTTCTGTTTTCTTTCCGGCCTGGGAAAACCCGCTGATCTTGTCTGGAATTATACAGGGTATGCCGCGCTCCTTACAGCAACCTTACTGGCGGTGGGCGGTTTTTTTACGCGGCGGGAAGAATTATCGCATACGCATGATAAACGCATTTTAAACGTGTACCGGGGTCTGGATGTGGCCGACCATATAAAGGAAGACCTCATAAAAGATGCGCAACGGGAAAGTGATGAATGGAAAAGCGACTGGAAGCAAAATGCCGCGCCTGTAGAGCCGTTGCGTCCCTTTGGCTATGCAGCCACCATTTTTACAGGATATATTGCAGGTGGTATACTGGTACTGGCAAACGCAAACAGGTTTGTGCTTCCGCACTACAGCTTTTTCTTGGTCCCGGCTGGTCTGCTGATCATTGCCGGCTTTATAAAATACCGGTTATTCGGCCGTCCTGTATGGGGAGGGGTTATTCTTACCGCCGGTGCCGGTATCCTGGCCGCTGCCGGTGCCTACTGGATAGGTGCGCTCATCTGA